The following coding sequences are from one Comamonas koreensis window:
- the rplI gene encoding 50S ribosomal protein L9, protein MQIILLDKVVNLGNLGEIVKVKDGYARNFLIPSGRARRATEAAKAEFEAKRAELEKAAAEKLAAAQAQGEKLSGQTVKLTQKAGVDGRLFGSVTNHDIADELGKMGFQVVKSQVRLPNGPIKTVSETAVEVALHTDVVVEVNVSVYGEHV, encoded by the coding sequence ATGCAAATCATTCTGCTCGACAAGGTCGTGAACCTGGGCAACCTGGGTGAAATCGTGAAGGTCAAGGACGGCTACGCACGTAACTTCCTGATCCCTTCGGGCCGCGCACGCCGCGCTACCGAAGCTGCCAAGGCTGAATTCGAAGCCAAGCGCGCTGAGCTGGAAAAGGCTGCTGCTGAAAAGCTGGCTGCTGCCCAAGCACAAGGCGAGAAGCTGTCCGGCCAGACCGTGAAGCTGACCCAAAAGGCAGGTGTGGATGGCCGTCTGTTCGGCTCCGTCACCAACCACGACATCGCTGATGAACTGGGCAAGATGGGCTTCCAAGTGGTCAAGTCGCAAGTGCGTCTGCCCAACGGTCCTATCAAGACCGTGAGCGAGACCGCTGTGGAAGTGGCTCTGCACACCGACGTGGTGGTGGAAGTGAATGTGTCCGTCTACGGCGAACACGTTTAA
- the dnaB gene encoding replicative DNA helicase → MSETFPPLDDTAFITPDKQVAQLRIPPHSIESESSVLGGLLLDNNAWDRVGDVLAEDNFYRHEHKLIFAAMASMINAGKPADVITVYEHLQSIGKAEEVGGLAYLNQLAQYVPSATNIRRYGEIVRERSILRKLVTASDEIATNAFNQQGKTVDRILDEAEQKIFAIGEEGSRMKQGFQSLDNLVVDLLDRVQEMADNPVDVTGVPTGFADLDRMTSGLQAGDLVVLAARPSMGKTSFAVNIAEHVALNEGLPVAIFSMEMGAAQLAVRIVGSIGRVNQGNLRTGKLTDEEWPRLSEAIERLRTVSLHIDETPGLTPSELRANSRRLARQCGKLGLIVVDYLQLMSGSGSAASSDNRATELGEISRGLKMLAKELQCPVIALSQLNRSVEQRTDKRPMMSDLRESGAIEQDADIIMFIYRDDYYNKESNEPNVAEVIIGKQRNGPTGTVKLFFQKNQTRFENLAVGGDDY, encoded by the coding sequence ATGTCAGAGACCTTTCCCCCCCTGGATGACACTGCCTTCATCACCCCCGACAAGCAGGTGGCGCAGCTGCGCATTCCGCCGCATTCGATCGAGTCGGAGTCCAGCGTGCTGGGGGGGCTGCTGCTGGACAACAACGCCTGGGACCGGGTGGGCGATGTGCTGGCCGAAGACAACTTCTACCGCCATGAGCACAAGCTGATCTTCGCGGCCATGGCCAGCATGATCAATGCCGGCAAGCCCGCCGATGTGATCACGGTCTATGAGCACCTGCAAAGCATCGGCAAGGCCGAAGAGGTGGGCGGACTGGCCTACCTGAACCAGCTGGCCCAGTATGTGCCCAGCGCCACCAATATCCGCCGCTATGGCGAAATCGTGCGCGAGCGCTCGATCCTGCGCAAGCTGGTCACCGCCAGCGACGAGATCGCTACCAATGCCTTCAACCAGCAGGGCAAGACGGTGGACCGCATTCTGGACGAAGCCGAGCAGAAGATCTTTGCCATTGGCGAAGAGGGCTCGCGCATGAAGCAGGGCTTCCAGTCGCTGGACAACCTGGTCGTGGATCTGCTCGACCGGGTGCAGGAGATGGCGGACAACCCGGTCGATGTGACCGGTGTGCCCACCGGCTTTGCCGACCTGGACCGCATGACCAGCGGCCTGCAGGCCGGTGACCTGGTGGTGCTGGCCGCGCGCCCCTCGATGGGCAAGACCTCGTTCGCGGTGAACATTGCCGAGCATGTGGCGCTCAATGAAGGCCTGCCGGTAGCCATCTTCTCAATGGAAATGGGTGCCGCCCAATTGGCGGTGCGTATCGTCGGCTCGATTGGCCGGGTCAACCAGGGCAATCTGCGTACCGGCAAGCTGACCGATGAGGAGTGGCCGCGCCTGTCCGAGGCGATCGAGCGGCTGCGCACGGTCTCGCTGCACATCGATGAGACCCCGGGCCTGACGCCGTCGGAGCTGCGCGCCAACTCGCGCCGCCTGGCCCGCCAGTGCGGCAAGCTTGGCCTGATCGTGGTCGACTACCTGCAGTTGATGAGCGGCTCGGGCTCGGCCGCCAGCTCGGACAACCGGGCGACGGAGCTCGGTGAAATCTCGCGCGGATTGAAGATGCTGGCCAAGGAGCTGCAATGCCCGGTGATTGCGCTGTCGCAGCTCAACCGCTCGGTCGAGCAGCGTACCGACAAGCGCCCGATGATGTCCGACCTGCGCGAATCGGGCGCCATCGAGCAGGATGCGGACATCATCATGTTCATCTACCGCGATGACTACTACAACAAGGAGAGCAATGAGCCCAATGTGGCCGAGGTCATCATCGGCAAGCAGCGTAACGGCCCGACCGGCACGGTCAAGCTGTTCTTCCAGAAGAACCAGACCCGCTTTGAAAATCTGGCGGTGGGCGGCGACGACTATTGA